The proteins below come from a single Brevundimonas sp. LM2 genomic window:
- a CDS encoding glycosyltransferase family 1 protein gives MTISVLFDASRLVSRAERTAPTGVDRVCLAYAEWLLSRPDILVTPVRGRRDQLVTLERGWFEDCVRTLRARWTGGATERALTDDEQRLMAALGTPGRAAESVIGLPPLPKTPAKRRTAKVWRSMFGPRWANDLPASDFYINVGHTGLADDAILAALAERGIARIIMLHDLIPITHPEFCRPGDGDKHRQRVLSTVRHASHVIVNSDYTAHELTAFAAREGLVPPPITAIHLGLEPSFQRAMPPVKPGTYFVHVGTIEARKNLAFLLTLWRRLAEQMGKEAPQLLLVGRYGWENEAVLDHLQRSPPLRGLVHQASDLPDTVLASLMAGAKAVLAPSSVEGFDLPAVEARALGIPLIASDIPAHRELVGDAILIDPMDGPGWLTAIQDMMRARPALSAYAAPSWVDHFAELAVCLGLPADRAQRPIATPACGCCEAPQPL, from the coding sequence ATGACCATCTCCGTTCTGTTCGATGCGAGTCGGCTGGTCAGCCGGGCCGAGCGCACGGCCCCGACCGGGGTCGACCGCGTGTGTCTGGCCTATGCGGAGTGGCTCCTGTCGCGCCCGGACATCCTGGTTACACCGGTGCGTGGTCGACGCGATCAGCTGGTGACCCTGGAACGCGGCTGGTTCGAGGACTGCGTGCGGACCCTGCGGGCACGCTGGACGGGCGGCGCGACGGAGCGCGCCCTGACCGACGACGAGCAGCGGCTGATGGCGGCGCTGGGGACACCCGGCCGGGCCGCGGAATCGGTCATCGGCCTGCCGCCGCTGCCCAAGACGCCGGCCAAACGCCGGACCGCCAAGGTCTGGCGGTCGATGTTCGGACCCCGATGGGCGAACGACCTGCCGGCGAGCGATTTCTACATCAACGTCGGCCACACGGGCTTGGCGGACGACGCCATCCTGGCGGCGTTGGCGGAGCGGGGGATCGCCAGGATCATCATGCTCCATGACCTGATCCCCATCACCCATCCCGAGTTCTGCCGCCCCGGAGACGGCGACAAGCACCGTCAGCGGGTGCTGAGCACGGTCCGCCATGCGTCGCACGTCATCGTCAATTCCGACTATACGGCGCACGAACTGACGGCGTTCGCCGCGCGCGAAGGTCTTGTTCCCCCGCCCATCACCGCCATCCACCTGGGCCTGGAACCCAGTTTCCAGCGGGCCATGCCGCCGGTGAAGCCGGGCACCTATTTCGTGCACGTGGGGACGATCGAGGCGCGCAAGAATCTGGCCTTCCTGCTGACCCTGTGGCGCCGTCTGGCCGAGCAGATGGGCAAGGAGGCCCCGCAACTGCTGCTGGTCGGGCGATACGGTTGGGAGAACGAGGCCGTGCTCGACCACCTGCAGCGGTCGCCGCCGTTGCGCGGCCTGGTGCACCAGGCCTCCGACCTGCCGGATACCGTCCTGGCGTCGCTGATGGCGGGCGCGAAAGCGGTGCTGGCCCCGTCTTCGGTCGAGGGGTTCGACCTGCCGGCGGTGGAGGCGCGCGCCCTGGGCATCCCCCTGATCGCGTCCGACATTCCGGCGCACCGCGAACTGGTCGGCGACGCCATCCTGATCGACCCGATGGACGGCCCCGGTTGGCTGACGGCGATCCAGGACATGATGCGCGCGAGACCCGCCCTGTCGGCCTATGCGGCACCGTCGTGGGTGGACCATTTCGCCGAGCTGGCGGTCTGCCTGGGGCTCCCGGCGGATCGGGCCCAACGACCGATCGCCACCCCGGCCTGCGGCTGCTGCGAGGCTCCGCAGCCGCTCTGA
- a CDS encoding LLM class flavin-dependent oxidoreductase — protein MTLLSILDLAPVPQGSDVSQALANTIDLARQAERLGYNRYWLAEHHNMEGIASAATSVVIGAVAAATSSIRIGAGGIMLPNHAPLVIAEQFGTLNALYPGRIDLGLGRAPGSDMATARALRRTLQGDVDNFPQDVMELMHWFEPANDDQRIRANPGEGQSVPVWILGSSTYGAQLAAHLGLPYAFASHFAPTELMSAIRIYRETFRPSARLAKPYVMLGFNTFAADTDEQAQALFSSVQQAFVNLRSGRPGKLPPPMDGYADRLNPGERAMIDQALACSAVGAPAAVRAAIEAFVAQTGADELMLTSQIWDPAARIRSYEIVADIMRPMALAS, from the coding sequence ATGACCCTGCTCTCCATTCTCGATCTCGCGCCCGTGCCGCAAGGCTCGGACGTGTCCCAGGCCCTGGCCAACACCATCGACCTGGCGCGCCAGGCCGAGCGGCTGGGCTATAATCGGTACTGGCTGGCCGAGCACCACAACATGGAGGGCATCGCCTCGGCGGCGACCTCGGTGGTGATCGGGGCCGTCGCGGCGGCGACGTCGTCGATCCGCATCGGTGCGGGCGGCATCATGCTGCCCAACCATGCGCCCCTGGTGATCGCCGAGCAGTTCGGCACCTTGAACGCCCTGTATCCCGGCCGGATCGATCTGGGCCTGGGCCGCGCGCCCGGCTCCGACATGGCGACCGCGCGGGCCCTGCGGCGGACCCTGCAGGGCGACGTCGACAACTTCCCGCAGGACGTCATGGAGCTGATGCACTGGTTCGAGCCGGCGAATGACGACCAGCGCATCCGGGCCAACCCCGGCGAAGGCCAGTCTGTGCCCGTCTGGATCCTGGGATCGTCCACCTATGGCGCGCAGTTGGCGGCCCACCTGGGCCTGCCCTATGCCTTCGCCAGCCATTTCGCCCCGACCGAGCTGATGTCCGCGATCCGTATCTATCGCGAGACCTTCCGACCGTCCGCCCGTCTGGCCAAGCCCTACGTCATGCTCGGCTTCAACACCTTCGCCGCCGACACCGACGAACAGGCCCAGGCCCTGTTCTCCTCCGTCCAGCAGGCGTTCGTGAACCTCCGCTCGGGCCGGCCGGGCAAGCTGCCGCCCCCGATGGACGGCTATGCCGACCGTCTCAACCCGGGCGAGCGGGCGATGATCGATCAGGCCCTGGCCTGTTCGGCCGTCGGGGCCCCGGCCGCGGTACGGGCCGCGATCGAAGCCTTCGTGGCGCAGACCGGAGCCGACGAACTGATGCTGACCAGCCAGATCTGGGATCCCGCGGCACGGATCCGGTCCTATGAGATCGTGGCCGACATCATGCGGCCGATGGCGCTCGCGAGCTGA
- the ppa gene encoding inorganic diphosphatase, whose amino-acid sequence MNLDAIPVGPNPPWDINVVIEIPQGGLPVKYEMDKASGALFVDRFLHTSMYYPGNYGFIPHTLSDDGDPCDVIVLNPTPVVPGCIIRSRPIGVLKMIDEAGGDEKILAVPVDKLNPYYTDIASYRQLPTILVEQIEHFFSRYKDLEKGKSVTVQGWGDAGEAAELISAGMRAHDDAMAAKGKSKAVSAA is encoded by the coding sequence ATGAATCTCGATGCCATCCCTGTCGGCCCGAACCCGCCCTGGGACATCAATGTGGTGATCGAGATTCCGCAAGGCGGTCTCCCGGTCAAATACGAAATGGACAAGGCCTCCGGTGCCCTGTTCGTGGACCGGTTCCTGCACACCTCGATGTACTATCCCGGCAACTATGGATTCATCCCCCACACCCTGTCGGACGACGGCGATCCCTGCGACGTCATCGTGTTGAATCCGACCCCGGTGGTGCCGGGCTGCATCATCCGCTCGCGCCCGATCGGCGTGCTGAAGATGATCGACGAGGCCGGCGGCGACGAGAAGATCCTGGCCGTGCCGGTCGACAAACTGAACCCCTACTACACCGACATCGCCAGCTATCGGCAGCTGCCGACCATCCTGGTCGAGCAGATCGAGCACTTCTTCAGCCGCTACAAGGATCTGGAAAAGGGCAAGTCGGTCACGGTGCAGGGCTGGGGCGATGCGGGCGAAGCGGCCGAACTGATCTCGGCGGGCATGCGCGCCCACGACGACGCCATGGCGGCCAAGGGCAAGTCGAAGGCCGTCAGCGCCGCCTGA
- a CDS encoding DUF599 domain-containing protein, with the protein MTAFDWLGLALFFLCWLGYDPLLRLLAHRSGSLNSDMLTVRHAWMTAMTHREIRLLDSQLLGHSINSGSFFASSNLLLIAGVGGILFGGDQALQGFTDVGAEAVPIQLLEAKLGLVLLCLARGLLDFIWSIRQMNYALALIGAAPEVHTEADRMAFGEATAQVLNPALGAFSQGVRGYYFALAAAAWLFGPLWLAAGVLSAFSLLVWRQSASPAARAIRTARRLLEVNRERQT; encoded by the coding sequence ATGACGGCATTCGACTGGTTGGGCCTGGCGCTCTTTTTCCTGTGCTGGTTGGGATACGACCCCCTTCTGCGACTCCTGGCGCACCGCAGCGGATCGCTCAACTCCGACATGCTGACGGTCCGTCACGCCTGGATGACGGCCATGACCCATCGCGAGATCCGGTTGCTGGACAGCCAGCTGCTGGGGCATTCGATCAACTCGGGATCTTTTTTCGCCTCATCCAACCTGCTGCTGATCGCCGGTGTCGGGGGCATCCTGTTCGGCGGCGACCAGGCGCTGCAGGGCTTTACCGACGTCGGGGCGGAAGCGGTGCCGATCCAGCTGTTGGAGGCCAAGCTGGGGCTGGTCCTGTTGTGCCTGGCGCGCGGCCTGCTGGATTTCATCTGGTCGATCCGCCAGATGAACTATGCCCTGGCCCTGATCGGCGCCGCGCCGGAGGTGCATACGGAAGCCGACCGAATGGCCTTCGGCGAGGCCACGGCTCAGGTCCTGAACCCCGCGCTCGGGGCGTTCAGCCAGGGCGTGCGAGGCTATTATTTCGCCCTGGCTGCGGCGGCGTGGCTGTTTGGACCGCTCTGGCTGGCCGCGGGCGTGCTGTCGGCCTTCTCGCTGCTGGTCTGGCGTCAGTCGGCCTCTCCCGCCGCGCGGGCGATCCGGACCGCCCGACGCCTGCTGGAGGTGAATCGCGAGCGGCAAACCTGA
- a CDS encoding N-formylglutamate amidohydrolase, giving the protein MKFAGAGTRRLWMRTAETVYAGPMPADPRSMFEAAFPGGEVFDVRWPADGAGRLVFASPHSGGHRPSDMGAIAGLSATTLRSAEDVAVDRLIAVGADHGVPVLSARISRAYLDLNRAPGELDPVLIENVVPHTPSGKVAAGFGVVPRRAGDGTDLYDRRLSLREAEARVAQVHGPYHAALERLMQDARARCGTAMLIDWHSMPSRAAGVPTRGQRGVDIVLGDRHGAACRSGTTRRARALFEAQGWRVGLNVPYAGGYATHHWGRPGDGFEALQVEINRALYLNENTLEPSGDYDRFRVALARVVVALSRELAV; this is encoded by the coding sequence ATGAAATTCGCCGGTGCGGGGACTCGACGGCTGTGGATGCGGACGGCGGAAACGGTCTATGCCGGGCCGATGCCAGCCGACCCGCGATCCATGTTCGAAGCCGCGTTTCCGGGCGGCGAGGTCTTCGACGTCCGCTGGCCGGCGGACGGTGCCGGACGGCTCGTGTTCGCTTCGCCGCACTCCGGCGGCCATCGCCCGTCGGACATGGGCGCGATCGCCGGCCTGTCGGCGACGACGCTTCGCAGTGCCGAGGACGTCGCGGTCGATCGCCTGATCGCCGTCGGCGCCGATCACGGGGTCCCGGTCCTCAGCGCCCGGATCTCGCGCGCCTATCTGGATCTGAACCGGGCACCCGGCGAGCTGGACCCGGTCCTGATCGAAAACGTGGTTCCCCATACGCCCAGCGGCAAGGTGGCGGCCGGCTTCGGGGTCGTGCCGCGGCGCGCAGGCGACGGGACCGATCTCTACGACCGGCGGCTCTCCTTGCGCGAGGCCGAGGCCCGGGTCGCCCAGGTGCACGGCCCCTATCACGCCGCCCTGGAGCGCCTGATGCAGGACGCCCGGGCGCGCTGCGGGACCGCCATGCTGATCGACTGGCACTCCATGCCGTCGCGCGCGGCCGGCGTGCCGACACGGGGCCAGAGGGGCGTGGACATCGTGCTCGGCGATCGCCACGGCGCGGCCTGTCGCTCTGGGACGACGCGTCGGGCCCGCGCCCTGTTCGAGGCGCAGGGCTGGCGCGTGGGGCTGAACGTCCCCTATGCGGGCGGATATGCGACCCATCATTGGGGGCGACCCGGCGACGGGTTCGAAGCCCTCCAGGTGGAGATCAACCGCGCCCTGTATCTGAACGAGAACACCCTGGAGCCGTCGGGCGACTACGACCGGTTCAGGGTGGCGCTGGCGCGCGTCGTCGTCGCGCTCAGCCGCGAACTGGCTGTCTAG
- the cpdR gene encoding cell cycle two-component system response regulator CpdR, with protein sequence MARILLAEDDASLRGFLTRALERAGHQVVDCENGDDAIDALEDGPYDLLLTDIVMPGADGIEVARVAAARQPGLRIMFITGFAAVALSAAQASPQAKVLSKPVHLRDLVSEVEKMCAAA encoded by the coding sequence ATGGCGCGCATACTGCTGGCCGAGGACGACGCTTCGCTTCGAGGCTTTCTCACCCGCGCGCTCGAACGCGCCGGCCACCAGGTGGTGGATTGCGAGAATGGCGACGACGCCATCGACGCCCTGGAGGACGGACCCTACGACCTGCTGCTGACCGACATCGTCATGCCGGGCGCGGACGGCATCGAGGTCGCGCGCGTCGCGGCCGCGCGCCAGCCGGGCCTGCGCATCATGTTTATCACCGGGTTCGCCGCGGTGGCCCTGTCCGCCGCCCAGGCCAGCCCCCAGGCCAAGGTCCTGTCCAAACCCGTGCACCTGCGCGACCTGGTCAGCGAAGTCGAAAAGATGTGCGCCGCAGCGTGA
- a CDS encoding tryptophan 2,3-dioxygenase, producing MTDTPAADMTYARYLDLDQLLAAQNPISDQHDEMLFVVIHQAKELWLKQILHEVALAKTLVRAGDLVPAYKSLARVSRIQAVMTQSWDILATMTPADYLQFRGVLGSSSGFQSDQFRRLETMLGLKDPKFLVFQEDRPHAHAALSAALAAPSLYDDALTQLAAAGLPVPEAVLSRDVSQPYQADEAVEAAWLEVYRDTTRWWPLYQLAEKLVDLDDALVTWRHKHVVTVERIIGRRRGTGGTDGVGYLASTLERRCFPELWSLRTRL from the coding sequence ATGACCGATACCCCCGCCGCCGACATGACCTATGCCCGCTATCTGGATCTGGACCAGCTGCTGGCGGCCCAGAACCCGATCAGCGACCAGCACGACGAGATGCTGTTCGTGGTCATCCATCAGGCCAAGGAGCTGTGGCTGAAGCAGATCCTGCATGAGGTGGCCCTGGCCAAGACCCTGGTGCGGGCCGGCGACCTGGTCCCGGCCTACAAGAGCCTGGCCCGGGTCAGCCGCATCCAGGCGGTCATGACCCAGAGCTGGGATATCCTGGCCACCATGACGCCCGCCGACTATCTGCAGTTCCGCGGCGTGCTGGGGTCCAGTTCCGGCTTCCAGAGCGACCAGTTCCGGCGGCTGGAGACGATGCTGGGCCTGAAGGATCCCAAATTCCTGGTCTTCCAGGAGGACCGCCCCCACGCCCACGCGGCTCTGTCGGCCGCCCTGGCCGCGCCCAGCCTGTATGACGACGCCCTGACCCAGCTGGCGGCGGCGGGGCTGCCGGTGCCCGAGGCCGTGCTGTCGCGCGACGTCAGTCAGCCCTATCAGGCCGACGAGGCCGTCGAGGCCGCCTGGCTGGAGGTCTATCGCGACACGACCCGATGGTGGCCCCTGTATCAGCTGGCCGAGAAGCTGGTCGACCTGGACGACGCTCTGGTCACCTGGCGGCACAAACATGTGGTGACGGTGGAGCGGATCATCGGTCGCCGGCGCGGCACCGGCGGTACCGACGGCGTCGGCTACCTGGCCTCGACCCTGGAGCGGCGCTGCTTCCCCGAGCTGTGGTCGCTGCGGACCCGGCTGTAG
- a CDS encoding SDR family oxidoreductase, producing the protein MSKTALVVGASGIAGSAVAAELKAQGWRVLGLARRPTAQAGVEPVVADLHDPEATRAALTGSRPDAVFFTTWARQATEAENIRVNAAMVRTVLDAIRPEASVRHVALVTGLKHYLGPFEAYGKGTLPQTPFREEQGRLDIDNFYYAQEDEVFAAAERDGFAWSVHRPHTIIGQAVGNAMNMGTTLAVYATLCRETGRPFVFPGSEAQWNGLTDMTSARQLARHLVWAATTPGAANQAFNVVNGDVFRWKWMWGRIAEWFGVEAAPFDGVVTPLEVQIAEDGALWSQIAAREGLVEPDLARLASPWHTDADLGRPIEVVTDMGKSRRLGFTDYAPTDDAFFDLFATLRAERLIP; encoded by the coding sequence ATGTCCAAGACAGCCCTGGTCGTCGGCGCGAGCGGCATCGCGGGAAGCGCCGTCGCGGCGGAGTTGAAGGCCCAGGGCTGGCGGGTACTGGGTCTGGCGCGGCGGCCGACGGCGCAGGCCGGCGTGGAGCCTGTGGTCGCCGACCTACACGATCCGGAGGCGACGCGGGCGGCGCTGACCGGCAGCCGTCCCGATGCCGTCTTCTTCACCACCTGGGCGCGTCAGGCGACGGAGGCCGAGAACATCCGGGTCAATGCCGCCATGGTGCGAACCGTCCTGGACGCGATCCGGCCCGAGGCCTCGGTGCGCCACGTCGCCTTGGTGACCGGCTTGAAACACTACCTCGGCCCGTTTGAGGCCTATGGAAAAGGCACGCTGCCGCAGACGCCCTTCCGCGAGGAGCAGGGTCGGCTCGACATCGACAATTTCTACTATGCCCAGGAGGACGAGGTCTTCGCCGCCGCCGAGCGCGACGGCTTCGCCTGGAGCGTCCACCGTCCGCACACCATCATCGGCCAGGCTGTCGGCAATGCGATGAACATGGGCACCACCCTGGCGGTCTATGCCACCCTGTGCCGCGAGACCGGCCGCCCGTTCGTTTTCCCGGGCTCCGAGGCGCAGTGGAACGGCCTGACCGACATGACCAGCGCCCGCCAGCTGGCCCGACACCTGGTCTGGGCCGCGACCACGCCCGGCGCGGCCAACCAGGCCTTTAACGTCGTCAACGGTGACGTCTTCCGCTGGAAATGGATGTGGGGCCGGATCGCGGAGTGGTTCGGCGTCGAGGCCGCACCGTTCGACGGCGTGGTGACGCCGCTGGAGGTCCAGATAGCCGAGGACGGCGCGCTCTGGAGCCAGATCGCCGCGCGCGAGGGGCTGGTGGAGCCCGATCTGGCCCGCCTGGCCTCGCCCTGGCACACCGACGCCGACCTGGGGCGGCCGATCGAGGTCGTCACCGACATGGGCAAGAGCCGGCGGCTGGGCTTCACCGACTACGCCCCGACCGACGACGCCTTCTTCGACCTGTTCGCGACGCTGCGGGCCGAGCGTCTGATCCCCTGA
- a CDS encoding STAS/SEC14 domain-containing protein, whose amino-acid sequence MADPLDPAPASPAIRLKHSDRSDLLIFEIDAELHTDDMRWMGERVAERFDAQGLIDILILFQRFDGATAGALVEPKALQVEAASLLHVRRYGVVGAPGWADAAITVGGWMSPIDSRTFDQGEETQALAWINRP is encoded by the coding sequence ATGGCGGATCCCCTCGACCCGGCCCCCGCCTCACCGGCGATCCGGCTGAAGCACAGCGACCGGTCCGATCTGCTAATCTTCGAAATCGACGCCGAGCTGCATACGGACGACATGCGCTGGATGGGCGAACGGGTCGCGGAGCGCTTCGACGCCCAGGGCCTGATCGACATCCTGATCCTGTTCCAGCGTTTCGACGGAGCGACCGCGGGCGCCCTGGTCGAGCCGAAGGCGCTTCAGGTCGAGGCGGCATCCCTGCTTCACGTCCGGCGCTACGGCGTGGTGGGGGCCCCGGGCTGGGCCGACGCCGCGATCACCGTCGGGGGATGGATGTCCCCGATCGATTCGCGAACCTTCGACCAGGGCGAGGAAACCCAGGCCCTGGCCTGGATCAACCGCCCCTAG
- a CDS encoding alpha/beta fold hydrolase, which produces MPPIILLVYLFNLVSLAVLAAAGWFGWSWYQGQIVADLEGTLSLVRQDWQLWTALALLGWSFLGRFVVLRLLARGDTVATRPVRADGRTVDGVDGASLYVESVGVPGAPTLILTHGWGMDSTIWNYAKAALGRRYPVMAWDLPGVGRSKAGAPNGVSLSAFAANLRTLILSVDGPVVLVGHSIGGMTIQTVARDYPELLGGKVIGAVLVNTTHINPLRTIVFSPLAQALRIPLLIPLFRLTMLLQPLAWLMGWQSYLSGMAHVANRIGFGRFVTRSQLDHTTLLAIRNPPGVLARGNLAMFEWDATAALPTIPIPVLVLGGTVDIVTKLEASQTIARLIPHARLEVVEGVNHMGFLERADLYNAAIAEFADDLAKPDAYPAQTAAASVH; this is translated from the coding sequence ATGCCCCCGATCATTCTCCTCGTCTATCTCTTCAACCTGGTGTCGCTGGCCGTCCTGGCCGCCGCGGGCTGGTTCGGCTGGTCTTGGTACCAGGGACAGATCGTCGCCGACCTGGAGGGGACCCTCAGTCTGGTCCGTCAGGACTGGCAGCTGTGGACGGCCCTGGCCCTGCTGGGCTGGTCGTTCCTGGGCCGGTTCGTCGTGCTGCGTCTGCTCGCGCGCGGAGACACGGTGGCGACGCGCCCGGTTCGGGCCGATGGCCGGACCGTCGACGGCGTCGACGGGGCCAGCCTCTATGTCGAATCCGTCGGCGTTCCGGGCGCGCCGACGCTCATCCTGACCCACGGCTGGGGCATGGACAGCACCATCTGGAACTATGCCAAGGCCGCGCTGGGTCGGCGCTACCCCGTCATGGCCTGGGACCTGCCCGGGGTTGGGCGTTCCAAGGCCGGCGCCCCCAACGGCGTCAGCCTCAGCGCCTTCGCGGCCAATCTGCGGACCCTGATCCTGTCGGTCGATGGCCCGGTCGTCCTGGTCGGCCACAGCATCGGCGGCATGACCATCCAGACCGTGGCCCGCGACTATCCGGAGCTGCTGGGCGGCAAGGTGATCGGGGCCGTCCTGGTCAACACGACCCACATCAATCCTTTGCGGACCATCGTCTTCAGTCCCCTGGCTCAGGCCCTGCGGATCCCTCTGCTGATCCCTCTGTTCCGCCTGACCATGCTGCTGCAGCCCCTGGCCTGGCTGATGGGATGGCAGAGCTATCTCAGCGGCATGGCGCATGTCGCCAATCGCATCGGCTTCGGGCGTTTCGTGACGCGCAGCCAGCTGGACCACACCACCCTGCTGGCCATCCGCAACCCGCCGGGCGTTCTGGCGCGGGGGAACCTGGCCATGTTCGAGTGGGATGCGACCGCAGCCCTGCCGACCATTCCGATCCCGGTCCTGGTCCTCGGCGGCACCGTCGACATCGTGACGAAGCTGGAAGCCAGCCAGACCATCGCCAGGCTGATCCCGCACGCCCGGCTCGAGGTGGTCGAGGGCGTCAACCACATGGGCTTTCTGGAGCGGGCGGACCTCTACAACGCCGCCATCGCCGAGTTCGCCGATGACCTGGCCAAGCCCGATGCCTATCCGGCCCAGACGGCAGCCGCTTCGGTGCACTAG
- a CDS encoding MFS transporter: protein MTDSTIGAPGDGTETVGKNDKLVILASSVGTVIEWYDFYLYGSLAAIISAQFFSGVNETTGFIFALMAFAAGFAVRPFGAIFFGRLGDLWGRKNTFLVTMLLMGLSTFVVGLLPSYAAIGIAAPIILVVMRLVQGLALGGEYGGAATYVAEHAPRGKRGFYTSFIQITATAGLMLSLVVILGVRTAVGEEAFADWGWRIPFLLSILMLAVSLWIRLKLAESPSFKKMKAEGKGSATPLKDSFGKWPNLKLVLIALVGLAAGQAVVWYTGQFYALFFLERVMKVDGPLANILIAVALLLATPFFVFFGWLSDKVGRKPIILTGCLLAALTYFPLFQALTTAANPRLAEATASAPIIVYADPADCNVQFDPIGKTVFNQSCDVAKSYLARAGINYTNVEAPAGTVAEVRIGDQAVIPSFRGDALSTADFTAQKKTWDTALGEQLSAVGYPLKADSAEVNRPMVVAILFILVLYVTMVYGPIAAALVEMFPTNIRYTSMSLPYHIGNGWFGGFLPTTAFAMVAATGNIYYGLWYPIVVALITVVVGFLFVKEGKDVDLNA, encoded by the coding sequence ATGACAGACAGCACCATCGGTGCGCCAGGCGATGGAACGGAGACCGTCGGCAAGAATGACAAGCTGGTCATTCTGGCCTCCTCGGTCGGCACCGTGATCGAATGGTACGACTTCTATCTGTACGGATCGCTCGCCGCGATCATCTCGGCCCAGTTCTTCTCCGGCGTGAACGAGACCACGGGCTTCATCTTCGCCCTGATGGCGTTCGCGGCGGGCTTCGCCGTTCGCCCCTTCGGTGCGATCTTCTTCGGACGGCTGGGCGACCTGTGGGGGCGCAAGAACACCTTCCTGGTCACCATGCTGCTGATGGGTCTGTCGACCTTCGTGGTCGGGCTGCTGCCCTCATACGCGGCCATCGGCATCGCGGCCCCGATCATCCTGGTGGTGATGCGGCTCGTGCAGGGTCTGGCCCTGGGCGGCGAATACGGCGGCGCGGCCACCTATGTCGCCGAGCACGCGCCGCGCGGGAAACGCGGCTTCTACACCTCGTTCATCCAGATCACCGCGACCGCCGGCCTGATGCTCAGCCTGGTCGTGATCCTGGGGGTGCGCACCGCCGTGGGCGAGGAAGCCTTCGCGGACTGGGGCTGGCGAATTCCGTTCCTGCTGTCGATCCTGATGCTGGCGGTCTCGCTGTGGATTCGTCTGAAGCTGGCCGAGAGCCCGTCGTTCAAGAAGATGAAGGCCGAGGGCAAGGGCTCCGCGACGCCGCTGAAGGACTCCTTCGGCAAGTGGCCGAACCTCAAGCTGGTGCTGATCGCCCTGGTCGGTCTGGCGGCGGGCCAGGCGGTGGTCTGGTACACCGGCCAGTTCTACGCCCTGTTCTTCCTGGAGCGGGTGATGAAGGTCGACGGGCCTTTGGCGAACATCCTGATCGCCGTCGCCCTGCTGCTGGCCACGCCCTTCTTCGTCTTCTTCGGCTGGCTGTCGGACAAGGTCGGGCGCAAGCCCATCATCCTGACCGGCTGTCTGCTGGCGGCCCTGACCTATTTCCCGCTGTTCCAGGCCCTGACCACCGCGGCCAACCCGCGGCTGGCCGAGGCCACGGCGTCGGCGCCCATCATCGTCTATGCGGATCCGGCGGACTGTAACGTTCAGTTCGATCCGATCGGCAAGACGGTGTTCAACCAGTCCTGCGACGTCGCCAAATCCTATCTGGCGCGGGCCGGGATCAACTACACCAACGTCGAGGCCCCGGCCGGAACGGTGGCCGAGGTCCGGATCGGCGATCAGGCGGTGATCCCGAGCTTCCGCGGCGACGCCCTGTCGACCGCCGACTTCACCGCCCAGAAGAAGACCTGGGACACCGCCCTGGGCGAGCAGCTGTCGGCGGTCGGCTATCCCCTGAAAGCGGATAGCGCCGAGGTGAACCGGCCGATGGTGGTGGCGATCCTGTTCATCCTGGTCCTGTACGTGACCATGGTCTACGGCCCGATCGCGGCGGCCCTGGTCGAGATGTTCCCGACCAACATCCGCTACACCTCCATGTCCCTGCCCTACCATATCGGCAACGGCTGGTTCGGTGGCTTCCTGCCGACCACGGCCTTCGCCATGGTCGCGGCCACGGGCAATATCTACTACGGCCTCTGGTATCCGATCGTGGTGGCGCTGATCACCGTGGTCGTGGGCTTCCTGTTCGTGAAGGAAGGCAAGGACGTCGATCTTAACGCCTGA